The following proteins are co-located in the Labrys monachus genome:
- the map gene encoding type I methionyl aminopeptidase, which yields MSFIDAELSPQRKNGQIKIHGPEAFEGMRAAGRLAAQALDLMADAVRPGVTTEAIDKLAFEFAMDNKAYPATLYYRGYPKSSCISLNHVVCHGIPNDKPLRDGDILNIDYTVVLDGWHGDSSRMYTAGEVSRRAERLIEVTYEAMMRGIEVIRPGATTGDIGHAIQVFAEGERCSVVRDFCGHGLGRLFHDEPNILHYGRRGEGIVLKPGMFFTVEPMINLGRPDVKILSDGWTAVTRDRSLSAQFEHSVAVTETGYEIFTLSPGKLDKPPYGDAA from the coding sequence ATGAGCTTCATCGACGCGGAACTGTCACCTCAGCGCAAGAACGGCCAGATCAAGATCCATGGCCCGGAAGCGTTCGAAGGCATGCGGGCTGCCGGACGTCTGGCGGCGCAGGCTCTCGACCTGATGGCGGATGCCGTGCGCCCGGGCGTGACCACCGAGGCGATCGACAAGCTCGCCTTCGAGTTCGCGATGGACAACAAGGCCTATCCGGCCACGCTCTATTATCGCGGCTACCCCAAATCGAGCTGCATCTCGCTCAATCACGTCGTCTGCCACGGCATCCCCAACGACAAGCCGCTGCGCGACGGCGATATCCTGAACATCGACTACACCGTCGTCCTCGACGGCTGGCACGGCGATTCCAGCCGCATGTACACGGCGGGCGAGGTGTCGCGCCGGGCCGAGCGCCTGATCGAGGTCACCTACGAGGCGATGATGCGTGGCATCGAGGTGATCCGCCCCGGCGCCACCACCGGCGACATCGGCCATGCGATCCAGGTCTTCGCGGAGGGCGAGCGCTGCTCGGTGGTGCGCGACTTCTGCGGCCACGGTCTCGGCCGGCTGTTCCACGACGAGCCGAACATCCTGCATTACGGCCGCCGCGGCGAAGGAATCGTGCTCAAGCCCGGCATGTTCTTCACCGTGGAGCCGATGATCAATCTCGGCCGGCCGGACGTGAAGATTCTCAGCGACGGCTGGACGGCGGTCACCCGTGACCGGTCGCTCTCCGCCCAGTTCGAGCACTCCGTCGCCGTCACCGAAACGGGATACGAGATCTTCACGCTGTCGCCCGGCAAGCTCGACAAGCCCCCCTATGGCGACGCCGCCTGA
- the radC gene encoding RadC family protein: MATPPDAGKRRKGSTAAPLLELGEAAISAPEPHFHGHRERLRERFAETGGRLPDYELLELILFRSIPRRDVKPLAKTLIARFGSLAEVLGAPLARLKEVEGISDNVAGDLKIIEAAGHRLAKGDLAKRPVLSSSASLIDYCRSTMAFAEREIFRILFLDTRNGLIADEIQQTGTVNHTPVYPREIVKRALELSATALILVHNHPSGDPSPSAADITMTRTIADVAKPLGIVLHDHLIIGRNGHASLRGLQLI; encoded by the coding sequence ATGGCGACGCCGCCTGACGCCGGGAAGCGCCGGAAGGGTTCCACGGCTGCGCCGCTTCTCGAACTCGGCGAGGCGGCCATCTCCGCGCCGGAGCCGCATTTCCACGGCCACCGCGAGCGCCTGCGCGAGCGCTTCGCCGAAACCGGCGGCAGGCTCCCGGACTATGAGCTGCTCGAACTGATCCTGTTCCGCTCGATCCCGCGCCGGGACGTCAAGCCGCTCGCCAAGACGCTCATCGCCCGCTTCGGCTCGCTGGCCGAAGTGCTCGGCGCGCCGCTCGCCCGCCTCAAGGAGGTCGAGGGGATCAGCGACAACGTCGCGGGGGACCTCAAGATCATCGAGGCGGCCGGCCACCGGCTCGCCAAGGGGGATCTCGCCAAGCGCCCGGTGCTGAGTTCCTCGGCGAGCCTCATCGACTATTGCCGGAGCACCATGGCCTTCGCCGAGCGCGAGATCTTCCGCATCCTCTTTCTCGACACGCGCAACGGCCTGATCGCCGACGAAATCCAGCAGACCGGCACCGTCAATCACACGCCCGTCTACCCGCGCGAGATCGTCAAGCGGGCGCTCGAACTGTCGGCGACCGCGCTGATTCTCGTGCACAACCACCCCTCGGGAGATCCCTCCCCCTCCGCCGCCGACATCACGATGACGCGCACCATCGCCGATGTCGCCAAGCCGCTCGGCATCGTCCTGCACGACCATCTCATCATCGGCCGCAACGGCCATGCGAGCCTGCGCGGCCTGCAGCTGATCTGA
- a CDS encoding circularly permuted type 2 ATP-grasp protein, producing MVAFDEMTLSDGTIRPAYADLAHWLATTPKELLTHRRNEAELLFRRIGITFAVYGDKDGAERLIPFDIIPRILAAKEWASLKRGLEQRVRALNMYIRDVYGKREVVRAGVVPEDLIFNNPAFRPEMAGQSVPHDVYVHIAGIDIVRMDADTFYVLEDNARTPSGVSYMLENREVTMRLFPEVVARHRIAPVENYTDELLATLRSIAPRSASSEPVVVLLTPGMYNSAYYEHSFLADRLGIEIVEGRDLFVRDEIVYMRTTEGPRRVDVIYRRIDDEFLDPLVFRPDSALGVPGLMTAYLAGNVTLTNAVGTGVADDKAVYSYMPEIVRFFLGEEPILHNVPTWRCREPDALAYVVDHLSDLVVKEVSGSGGYGMLIGPHATKEQIAEFRTRLEAHPFNYIAQPTLALSTCPCYVDEGLAPRHVDLRPFVLTGSDKIRIVPGGLTRVALKEGSLVVNSSQGGGTKDTWILDR from the coding sequence ATGGTGGCGTTTGACGAGATGACCTTGAGCGACGGCACGATTCGACCTGCCTATGCCGATCTCGCCCACTGGCTCGCCACGACACCCAAGGAATTGCTGACGCACCGACGAAACGAGGCGGAACTCCTGTTCCGGCGCATCGGCATCACCTTCGCGGTCTATGGCGACAAGGACGGCGCCGAACGCCTCATTCCCTTCGACATCATTCCGCGCATTCTCGCGGCGAAGGAATGGGCATCGCTCAAGCGCGGCCTCGAGCAGCGCGTGCGCGCGCTCAACATGTATATCCGCGACGTCTACGGCAAGCGCGAGGTGGTGCGCGCCGGCGTCGTGCCGGAAGACCTCATCTTCAACAATCCTGCGTTCCGGCCGGAAATGGCCGGCCAGAGCGTGCCGCACGACGTCTACGTCCATATCGCCGGCATCGACATCGTGCGGATGGACGCCGACACCTTCTATGTCCTGGAAGACAATGCGCGCACTCCTTCGGGCGTCTCCTACATGCTGGAGAACCGCGAAGTGACGATGCGCCTCTTCCCCGAGGTGGTGGCGCGGCATCGCATCGCGCCGGTCGAGAACTACACCGACGAGTTGCTGGCGACGCTGCGCTCGATCGCCCCGCGCTCGGCCTCGTCGGAGCCGGTGGTCGTGCTGCTCACGCCGGGCATGTATAATTCGGCCTATTACGAGCATTCCTTCCTCGCCGACCGGCTCGGCATCGAGATCGTCGAAGGGCGCGATCTCTTCGTCCGCGACGAGATCGTCTATATGCGCACCACCGAGGGGCCGCGGCGCGTCGACGTGATCTATCGCCGCATCGACGACGAATTCCTCGACCCCCTCGTCTTCCGGCCCGATTCGGCACTCGGCGTCCCCGGGCTGATGACCGCCTATCTGGCCGGAAACGTCACGCTCACCAACGCGGTGGGCACCGGCGTCGCCGACGACAAGGCGGTCTACTCCTATATGCCGGAGATCGTGCGCTTCTTCCTCGGCGAGGAGCCGATCCTCCACAATGTGCCGACATGGCGCTGCAGGGAACCCGACGCCCTCGCCTATGTCGTCGATCACCTGTCGGACCTGGTGGTGAAGGAAGTGTCGGGATCGGGTGGCTACGGCATGCTGATCGGCCCGCACGCGACCAAGGAGCAGATCGCCGAATTCCGCACCCGGCTGGAGGCCCATCCCTTCAACTATATCGCCCAGCCGACGCTGGCCCTGTCGACATGCCCCTGCTATGTCGACGAGGGGCTGGCGCCGCGCCACGTCGACCTGCGCCCCTTCGTGCTCACGGGCTCGGACAAGATCCGCATCGTTCCGGGAGGCCTGACCCGCGTCGCATTGAAGGAGGGATCCCTGGTGGTCAATTCCAGCCAGGGCGGCGGCACGAAGGATACGTGGATCCTCGATCGATGA
- a CDS encoding alpha-E domain-containing protein has product MLSRTADNLFWLARYVERAEYLARILDAAYRLSSLPASYGGVTTEWESAVETAGCGPAFSACYDEANERTVMEFLAFSPANPSSIRNCFELARSNARGIRTALTTEMWSTINDAWLQLKNYDPSRMSREEVSRFLEWVKGVSLMFDGSAYRTMLRNDAYAFARIGLFLERADNTARILDVKYHVLLPPSESVGGSLDYFQWTAILRAVSALTAYHWVYKESLKPWLVADLLTLNLQMPRSLASCYENVSHHLDELAQVYGRQGPSQRLARVTQSRLRNLSIEEVFQSGLHDFVTDFITDNNNLSAAIAEQYLI; this is encoded by the coding sequence ATGCTTTCACGTACCGCCGATAATCTCTTCTGGCTGGCTCGCTACGTGGAACGGGCCGAATATCTCGCCCGCATTCTCGATGCCGCCTATCGGCTCTCCTCCCTGCCCGCATCCTATGGCGGCGTCACCACCGAATGGGAAAGCGCCGTGGAAACGGCGGGCTGCGGGCCGGCCTTTTCGGCCTGCTACGACGAAGCCAACGAACGCACCGTGATGGAATTCCTGGCGTTCTCGCCCGCCAACCCCTCCTCGATCCGCAATTGCTTCGAACTGGCGCGCTCCAACGCCCGCGGGATCCGGACGGCGCTGACGACCGAGATGTGGTCGACCATCAACGATGCCTGGCTGCAGCTCAAGAACTACGATCCCTCGCGCATGAGCCGCGAGGAGGTGTCGCGCTTCCTCGAATGGGTGAAGGGCGTCTCCTTGATGTTCGACGGCTCGGCCTACCGGACGATGCTGCGCAACGACGCCTATGCCTTCGCGCGAATCGGCCTCTTCCTGGAGCGGGCCGACAACACCGCCCGCATCCTCGACGTGAAATACCACGTTCTCCTCCCCCCTTCGGAAAGCGTTGGCGGCAGCCTCGATTATTTCCAGTGGACCGCGATCCTCAGGGCCGTTTCCGCGCTCACGGCCTATCACTGGGTCTACAAGGAGAGCCTCAAGCCGTGGCTGGTGGCCGACCTCCTGACGCTCAACCTGCAGATGCCGCGTTCGCTGGCGTCATGCTACGAGAATGTGAGCCATCATCTCGACGAACTCGCGCAGGTCTATGGCCGGCAGGGTCCCTCCCAGCGCCTTGCCCGGGTAACCCAGTCCCGCCTGCGCAATCTGAGCATCGAGGAGGTGTTCCAGTCCGGACTGCATGATTTCGTGACGGACTTCATCACCGACAACAACAATCTGAGCGCGGCGATTGCCGAACAATATCTCATCTGA